The Budorcas taxicolor isolate Tak-1 chromosome 2, Takin1.1, whole genome shotgun sequence genome window below encodes:
- the ZNF668 gene encoding zinc finger protein 668: MEVESPEDRSPAPGYKRSGRRYKCLSCTKTFPNAPRAARHAATHGPADCTEEMAEVKLKPETDPKAEDASGDKVSGAAAKPRPYACPLCPKAYKTAPELRSHGRSHTGEKPFPCPECGRRFMQPVCLRVHLASHAGELPFRCAHCPKAYGALSKLKIHQRGHTGERPYTCADCGKSFADPSVFRKHRRTHAGLRPYSCERCGKAYAELKDLRNHERSHTGERPFLCSECGKSFSRSSSLTCHQRIHAAQKPYRCPACGKGFTQLSSYQSHERTHSGEKPFLCPRCGRMFSDPSSFRRHQRAHEGVKPYRCEKCGKDFRQPADLAMHRRVHTGDRPFKCLQCDKTFVASWDLKRHALVHSGQRPFRCEECGRAFAERASLTKHSRVHSGERPFHCNACGKSFVVSSSLRKHERTHRSSEATRAPAQQELVVELALPVSMAGEGSAAPASGAALGDPPAGLLGLPPESGGVMATQWQVVGMTVEHVKCQGVGEAPGPMGAAGEVGVEEVDEKPPQFVCRECKETFSTLTLLRRHERSHPELRPFPCTQCGKSFSDRAGLRKHSRTHSSVRPYTCPHCPKAFLSASDLRKHERTHPVPIGTPTPLEPLVALLGMPEEGPA; the protein is encoded by the exons ATGGAGGTAGAGTCTCCGGAGGACCGGTCCCCAGCCCCGGGCTACAAGCGCTCAGGCCGCCGCTATAAGTGTCTGTCCTGTACCAAGACGTTTCCAAATGCACCCCGGGCAGCACGCCATGCTGCCACGCATGGGCCTGCAGACTGCACTGAGGAGATGGCCGAGGTGAAGCTGAAACCAGAGACAGACCCCAAAGCAGAAGATGCTAGTGGGGACAAGGTGTCAGGTGCAGCGGCCAAGCCTCGGCCCTATGCTTGCCCGCTGTGCCCCAAAGCCTATAAAACAGCACCAGAGCTGCGCAGCCACGGGCGCAGccacacgggcgagaagccctTCCCTTGCCCCGAGTGCGGCCGCCGCTTCATGCAACCCGTGTGCCTGCGCGTGCACCTGGCCTCACACGCTGGCGAGCTGCCCTTCCGCTGTGCGCACTGCCCCAAGGCCTACGGTGCGCTCTCCAAGCTAAAGATCCACCAGCGCGGTCACACGGGCGAGAGGCCCTACACCTGCGCCGACTGTGGCAAGAGCTTCGCCGACCCCTCGGTGTTCCGCAAACACCGGCGCACGCACGCAGGCCTGCGACCCTACAGCTGCGAGCGCTGTGGCAAAGCCTATGCAGAGCTCAAGGACCTTCGCAACCATGAACG GTCCCACACGGGCGAGCGCCCTTTCCTCTGCTCAGAGTGCGGGAAGAGCTTCTCCCGCTCTTCCTCGCTGACTTGCCACCAGCGCATCCACGCGGCGCAGAAGCCCTACCGCTGTCCAGCCTGTGGCAAGGGGTTTACGCAGCTCAGTTCCTACCAGAGCCACGAGCGCACGCACTCAGGCGAGAAGCCCTTCCTGTGCCCGCGCTGTGGCCGCATGTTCTCCGACCCCTCAAGCTTCCGGCGCCATCAGCGGGCACACGAGGGCGTGAAGCCCTACCGCTGTGAGAAGTGCGGCAAGGACTTTCGGCAGCCGGCCGACCTGGCCATGCATCGGCGGGTGCACACGGGCGACCGACCGTTTAAGTGCCTGCAGTGTGACAAGACATTCGTGGCGTCCTGGGACCTCAAGCGGCACGCGCTGGTGCACTCGGGCCAGCGGCCATTCCGCTGCGAGGAGTGCGGGCGAGCCTTCGCGGAGCGAGCCAGCCTTACTAAGCACAGCCGGGTGCACTCGGGTGAGCGCCCCTTCCACTGCAATGCTTGCGGAAAATCCTTCGTGGTCTCATCCAGCCTGAGGAAGCACGAGCGGACCCATCGAAGCAGCGAGGCCACACGGGCTCCCGCGCAACAGGAGCTGGTGGTGGAGCTGGCACTACCGGTCAGCATGGCTGGCGAGGGCTCAGCCGCCCCAGCATCAGGGGCGGCGCTCGGAGACCCTCCAGCTGGGCTGCTGGGGCTGCCCCCGGAATCGGGTGGTGTGATGGCTACCCAGTGGCAAGTGGTAGGCATGACGGTGGAGCACGTGAAGTGCCAAGGGGTTGGGGAGGCTCCTGGTCCCATGGGGGCGGCAGGTGAGGTGGGGGTTGAGGAGGTGGATGAGAAACCACCCCAGTTTGTGTGTCGGGAGTGCAAGGAGACGTTCTCCACGCTGACATTGCTGCGACGGCATGAGCGCTCACACCCAGAGCTCCGGCCCTTTCCCTGCACCCAGTGCGGCAAGAGCTTCTCAGACCGGGCTGGGCTACGCAAGCACAGCCGCACCCACAGCTCTGTGCGCCCATACACCTGCCCCCACTGCCCCAAGGCCTTCTTGAGTGCCAGCGACCTGCGCAAGCACGAACGCACCCACCCTGTGCCCATTGGAACCCCCACGCCCCTCGAGCCCCTCGTGGCTTTACTAGGAATGCCTGAAGAGGGACCAGCCTGA
- the ZNF646 gene encoding zinc finger protein 646: MEDTPTSLSCSDCQRHFPSLPELSRHRELLHPSSSQGIEADSIPRPYRCQLCGRGYRHPGSLVNHRRTHETGLFPCTTCGKDFTNPMALKSHMRTHAPEGRRRRRPPRPKEAIPCLQGETVSTDSWAQRLGPGEGWENQKKHIEETSGCESGPDPRATAGTWEGPPTRQREGWESQPDPEEGVEGWGPTTNSARDTPLPTPASSLLSNLEQYLAESVVNFTGGQEPTQSPPAEEERRYKCSQCGKTYKHAGSLTNHRQSHTLGVYPCAICFKEFSNLMALKNHSRLHAQYRPYQCPHCPRAFRLPRELLEHQQSHEGESQEQPWEEKGMPTTNGHTDESSQDQLPGTHILNGSGELSTSGELEDIGLEEYRPFRCGDCGRTYRHAGSLINHRKSHQTGVYPCSICSKQLFNAAALKNHVRAHHRPRPGAGEDGQPSVLPAPLPLAESTRKETEAPSSTLDHRPYKCNECGRAYRHRGSLVNHRHSHRTGEYQCSLCPRKYPNLMALRNHVRVHCKAARRSTGPEPEGPPGLLKVELPPDPAGPETTLLSDQGPGCKHEEGAPAVPPATDRTMPQICSVCGMLFEDSQSLEHHRRTHGEGAQSRTEARESPPRVFACRDCGKSYRHSGSLINHRQTHQTGDFSCGACAKHFHTMAAMKNHLRRHSRRRSRRHRRRAGSAGGGGEAKPPSDGNWAPEPVDSEGLGCPRDSSRASLSGAEGSMESSGGCLQPAAKRDNCGIERNEACFQGDKESQGTEEGLERMEACFLDNVDIPGAEESNGTRFCDGLPGVEEDQKPAPGQPSSPSRSASSAAWSAEVSHTCSDCGHSFPHATGLLSHRPCHPPGIYQCSLCPKEFDSLPALRSHFQNHGPGEAVSTQPFLCCLCGMIFPGRAGYRLHRRQAHDSGMTEGSEEEGEEEGAAGAISTHSPPLQLSEAELLNQLQREVEALDGAGYGHICGCCGQTYDDLGSLERHHQSRNSGNTTDEVPSLMHHPAESGDATVVVADGVFEGTVTSLPAEGGDAKPSEGVGATLADSLCRQGEESSLETQPRPFRCNQCGKTYRHGGSLVNHRKIHQTGDFVCPVCSRCYPNLAAYRNHLRNHPRCKGSEPQVGPVPEAKGSSEAQTLAEEGLEQAEVERFQKELKVEPLEEGARVKEEAWEEMTVKGEETTVKGEEMEPRLETAEKGCQTEASSERPFSCEVCGRSYKHAGSLINHRQSHQTGHFGCQACSKGFSNLMSLKNHRRIHADPRRFRCAECGKAFRLRKQLASHQRVHLERSGGGGSRKLSLEDRPFRCGQCGRTYRHAGSLLNHRRSHETGQYSCPTCPKTYSNRMALRDHQRLHSESRRRRAGLSRRAAVRCALCGRGFPGRGSLERHLREHEEETRGGQGGPDGTEGGQGNLADDQGLEDRSGGTESGPQLEDGATRPAEPSRSPIRAAGLEATEPASWGMGEADEWRGDQGPVNHDGDWVPGGHVLTKPEDESGDSVPRSPCPLGNTQPSGPSLTPVDSWDSGDCGSQPQPESHSFSCSHCGKISCQSEGPSNHHSTHKTDRHYCLLCSKEFLNPEATKSHSRNHIAAQTSCPDCGEAFESYRELASHLQTHARGLSQVSPQVEARSPKAGAEEEEMELPGQGKAPSEPPRAPGENVGRANGGQGVESLVAVHEERPFRCAQCGRSYRHAGSLLNHQKAHTTGLYPCSLCPKLLPNLLSLKNHGRTHTDPKRHRCSICGKAFRTAARLEGHGRVHAPREGPFSCPHCPRHFRRRISFLQHEQQHQEERTVASSGTPKAPAAGRGDLSLLPPPTPTAPLLDPSPQWPTDLSFSL, encoded by the exons ATGGAGGACACGCCCACTTCACTCAGCTGCTCTGACTGTCAGCGCCACTTTCCCAGCCTCCCAGAACTGTCACGGCACCGAGAACTGCTCCATCCATCTTCCAGCCAGGGCATCGAGGCCGACAGCATCCCTCGGCCCTACCGCTGTCAGCTGTGTGGGCGGGGCTATCGTCACCCAGGGAGCTTGGTCAATCACCGCCGGACCCACGAGACTGGCCTTTTCCCCTGTACCACCTGTGGCAAGGACTTCACCAACCCCATGGCACTCAAGAGCCACATGAGGACTCATGCTCCTGAAGGCCGTCGGAGGCGCAGGCCTCCCCGCCCCAAGGAAGCCATTCCATGCCTCCAGGGGGAAACAGTGTCTACTGACTCCTGGGCCCAGAGGCTTGGCCCTGGGGAAGGCTGGGAAAACCAGAAAAAACATATTGAAGAGACATCTGGCTGTGAGTCTGGGCCAGACCCTAGGGCAACTGCGGGCACATGGGAAGGTCCACCCACCAGACAAAGAGAAGGCTGGGAAAGCCAGCCTGATCCTGAGGAGGGTGTAGAGGGCTGGGGTCCCACCACCAACTCTGCCAGAGAcactccactccccaccccagccagcaGTCTCCTTAGCAATTTGGAACAATATCTGGCTGAATCAGTAGTGAATTTTACTGGGGGCCAGGAGCCCACCCAGTCCCCTCCTGCTGAGGAGGAGCGGCGGTACAAATGCAGTCAATGTGGCAAGACCTACAAGCATGCTGGGAGCCTCACCAACCACCGCCAGAGCCACACTCTGGGTGTCTACCCTTGTGCCATCTGCTTCAAGGAGTTCTCTAATCTCATGGCTCTGAAGAATCACTCCAGACTCCATGCCCAGTATCGGCCTTACCAGTGTCCCCACTGCCCCCGTGCCTTCCGGCTCCCCCGAGAGCTGCTGGAACACCAGCAGTCCCATGAGGGTGAAAGTCAGGAGCAGCcgtgggaagagaaagggatgccCACCACCAATGGGCACACAGATGAGAGCAGCCAGGACCAGCTCCCTGGGACCCACATACTGAATGGCTCAGGGGAGCTGAGCACGTCTGGGGAGCTGGAAGACATTGGCCTGGAGGAATACCGGCCTTTCCGCTGTGGGGACTGTGGCCGTACTTACCGCCATGCTGGGAGCCTCATCAACCATCGCAAGAGCCACCAGACAGGTGTCTACCCCTGCTCCATCTGTTCGAAGCAGCTGTTCAATGCAGCTGCCCTCAAAAACCATGTGCGGGCCCACCACAGGCCCCGGCCAGGAGCTGGAGAGGATGGGCAGCCGTCAGTGCTGCCAGCTCCCCTGCCTTTGGCGGAGTCCACTCGCAAAGAAACAGAGGCCCCCTCCAGCACCTTAGACCACCGCCCGTATAAGTGCAATGAGTGCGGCCGGGCTTACCGGcaccgggggagcctggtgaaccACCGCCACAGCCATCGGACAGGAGAGTATCAGTGCTCTCTCTGTCCCCGCAAGTACCCCAACCTCATGGCCCTGCGCAACCATGTGCGGGTACACTGCAAGGCTGCTCGGCGCAGCACAGGCCCAGAGCCCGAGGGGCCCCCCGGCCTCCTCAAGGTGGAGCTCCCACCTGACCCAGCGGGGCCAGAGACGACTCTACTTTCAGATCAAGGGCCTGGGTGCAAACATGAAGAGGGGGCCCCTGCTGTCCCCCCAGCCACAGATCGGACCATGCCAcagatatgtagcgtgtgtgggATGCTCTTTGAAGATTCTCAGAGCCTTGAACATCACAGGCGGACCCACGGGGAAGGGGCACAGAGCAGGACCGAGGCCAGGGAGTCACCTCCTCGGGTGTTTGCTTGCCGAGACTGTGGCAAGAGCTATCGCCACTCAGGCAGCCTTATCAACCACCGGCAGACCCACCAAACAGGAGACTTCAGTTGTGGGGCCTGTGCCAAGCATTTCCACACCATGGCTGCCATGAAGAACCATTTGCGTCGCCACAGTCGACGGCGGAGCAGGCGGCACCGGAGGCGGGCTGGCAGTGCCGGCGGCGGGGGAGAAGCCAAACCCCCATCAGACGGGAACTGGGCCCCGGAGCCAGTGGACAGTGAGGGCCTGGGCTGTCCCCGAGACTCTTCCAGGGCAAGTCTGAGTGGAGCCGAAGGCAGCATGGAAAGCAGTGGGGGCTGTTTGCAGCCTGCAGCCAAAAGGGACAACTGTGGGATTGAGAGGAATGAGGCCTGTTTCCAGGGTGATAAAGAGAGCCAAGGCACCGAGGAAGGACTGGAAAGGATGGAGGCCTGTTTCCTTGACAACGTGGACATCCCAGGTGCTGAGGAAAGCAATGGGACTCGCTTCTGCGATGGCCTCCCTGGGGTGGAGGAAGACCAGAAACCAGCCCCTGGCCAGCCCAGCTCCCCTTCCCGCTCTGCCAGCTCTGCTGCCTGGTCGGCTGAAGTCTCCCACACGTGTTCTGACTGTGGACATTCCTTCCCCCATGCCACTGGCCTGCTGAGCCACCGGCCCTGCCACCCACCGGGCATCTATCAGTGCTCTCTCTGCCCAAAGGAATTTGACTCCCTGCCTGCCCTGCGCAGCCACTTCCAGAACCACGGGCCCGGGGAGGCCGTCTCAACCCAGCCTTTCCTCTGTTGCCTCTGTGGCATGATCTTCCCTGGGCGGGCTGGCTACAGGCTTCACCGGCGCCAGGCTCATGACTCTGGCATGACTGAGGGCtcggaagaggagggggaggaggaaggagctgCAGGGGCAATTTCCACCCACAGCCCCCCACTGCAGCTCTCAGAAGCCGAGCTGCTGAATCAGCTGCAGCGGGAGGTGGAAGCGCTGGATGGCGCCGGGTATGGCCACATTTGTGGCTGCTGTGGTCAGACCTATGATGACCTGGGGAGCCTGGAGCGTCACCACCAAAGCCGGAATTCCGGGAACACCACTGATGAGGTTCCCAGTCTCATGCATCACCCAGCAGAGTCAGGTGACGCCACGGTGGTGGTGGCAGACGGTGTCTTTGAGGGCACGGTGACTTCTCTCCCTGCAGAGGGTGGGGATGCAAAGCCCAGTGAGGGTGTAGGTGCCACGCTTGCCGACAGCCTTTGCCGGCAGGGTGAGGAAAGTTCTCTGGAGacccagccccgccccttccgCTGCAACCAGTGCGGCAAGACCTATCGGCATGGGGGCAGCCTGGTGAACCACCGCAAGATCCACCAGACCGGGGACTTTGTCTGCCCAGTCTGCTCCCGCTGCTACCCCAACCTGGCTGCCTACCGCAATCACCTGCGAAACCACCCACGCTGCAAAGGCTCAGAGCCCCAGGTGGGGCCTGTCCCAGAGGCAAAAGGCAGCAGTGAAGCCCAAACTCTGGCAGAGGAAGGCCTTGAGCAGGCCGAAGTGGAGAGGTTCCAGAAAGAACTTAAAgtggagcccctggaggagggggctaGAGTGAAAGAAGAGGCCTGGGAGGAGATGACTGTGAAGGGGGAGGAGACGACTGTGAAGGGCGAGGAGATGGAGCCAAGGCTGGAGACAGCGGAGAAGGGCTGCCAGACTGAAGCCAGCTCTGAGCGGCCCTTCAGCTGTGAGGTATGCGGCCGCTCCTACAAGCACGCTGGCAGCCTCATCAATCACCGGCAGAGCCACCAGACCGGCCACTTCGGCTGCCAGGCCTGCTCCAAAGGCTTCTCCAACCTCATGTCCCTGAAGAACCACCGGCGCATCCACGCCGATCCCCGGCGTTTCCGCTGTGCCGAGTGTGGGAAGGCCTTCCGCCTGCGGAAGCAGCTGGCCAGCCACCAGCGGGTCCACCTGGAgcgcagtgggggtgggggctcccgCAAGCTGTCCCTGGAAGATCGGCCCTTTCGCTGTGGGCAGTGCGGGCGCACCTACCGCCATGCGGGCAGCCTCCTGAACCACCGGCGCAGCCATGAGACAGGCCAGTACAGCTGTCCCACCTGCCCCAAGACCTACTCCAACCGCATGGCCCTGAGGGACCACCAGAGGCTACACTCGGAGAGCCGGCGGCGGCGGGCCGGGCTGTCCCGGCGGGCAGCTGTGCGCTGTGCCCTCTGTGGTCGGGGCTTCCCTGGCCGAGGGTCCCTGGAACGGCACCTGCGAGAGCATGAGGAAGAGACCAGAGGTGGTCAGGGAGGCCCAGATGGCACAGAGGGTGGTCAGGGGAACCTGGCTGATGACCAGGGACTGGAGGACAGATCGGGTGGTACTGAGTCGGGACCTCAGCTGGAGGATGGAGCCACAAGGCCAGCAGAGCCAAGTCGGAGCCCCATCAGGGCAGCGGGTTTAGAAGCCACAGAGCCAGCATCCTGGGGCATGGGGGAAGCAGATGAGTGGCGAGGAGACCAGGGACCGGTGAATCATGATGGAGATTGGGTTCCTGGGGGTCATGTACTGACCAAGCCAGAAGATGAGTCTGGGGACAGTGTCCCCAGAAGTCCTTGTCCCCTTGGCAACACCCAGCCCAGTGGACCTAGTCTGACTCCAGTGGACAGCTGGGACAGTGGAGACTGTGGCTCTCAGCCCCAGCCAGAGAGCCACTCCTTTTCCTGCAGCCATTGTGGCAAGATCTCCTGCCAGTCAGAGGGCCCCTCGAACCACCACAGCACCCATAAGACTGACCGTCACTATTGCCTGCTCTGCTCCAAAGAGTTCTTGAATCCTGAGGCCACTAAGAGCCACAGCCGCAACCACATAGCTGCCCAGACCTCCTGCCCTGACTGTGGCGAGGCCTTTGAGTCCTACCGTGAACTTGCCAGCCACCTGCAGACTCATGCCAGGGGCCTCAGTCAGGTGTCACCCCAGGTGGAGGCCAGAAGCCCCAAAGCAGGggctgaggaggaggagatggaactCCCTGGTCAAGGGAAAGCCCCATCAGAACCCCCCAGGGCCCCAGGTGAGAATGTGGGGAGAGCTAATGGAGGTCAGGGTGTTGAGTCCTTGGTGGCTGTGCATGAGGAGCGGCCCTTCCGCTGTGCCCAGTGTGGGCGTTCCTATCGCCATGCCGGTAGCCTGTTGAACCACCAGAAGGCTCACACTACGGGACTCTACCCCTGCTCCCTCTGTCCCAAACTTCTTCCCAACCTGCTGTCCCTTAAGAACCATGGCAGGACCCACACGGACCCGAAGCGCCATCGCTGCAGCAtctgtggcaaggcctttcggACAGCTGCCCGGCTGGAGGGCCATGGGCGGGTCCATGCGCCCCGGGAGgggcccttctcctgcccccactgTCCCCGCCATTTCCGCCGTCGAATCAGCTTCCTGCAGCACGAGCAGCAGCACCAGGAAGAGAGGACGGTGGCCAGCTCTG gAACCCCAAAGGCACCAGCGGCGGGCAGAGGGGACTTGTCATTGCtgcctccacccacccccacgGCCCCACTCCTGGACCCTTCACCCCAGTGGCCTACAGACCTCAGCTTCTCCCTCTGA